The Faecalibacter bovis genome includes the window TGATGCGTTTTTAAGTTTAAATCTGGATGTAAAGCATTAATTAATGTAGATTTTCCAACACCTGAGTGTCCTGAAACTAAACTAATATTGTCTTTCATTCGTTCTTTAACTAAATCTAAGTTTAAACCAGTTTCAGCAGAAATATCCAAACTTTCGTATCCGATAGTATTATAAATGTGTTTGTATAACGCTAAATCTTCTAATTCATCTTCTGTATAAGCATCAATCTTGTTGAATAAAATGACAACAGGTATGTGATAAGCTTCGGCAGTGATTAAAAATCGATCGATAAAACCGAAAGATGTTTTAGGATTTGCCATTGTTACAACCAAAAACGCAACATCAATATTTGAGGCGATGATGTGTGTTTTCTTTGATAAATTAACCGATTTACGGATAATATAATTTTTTCGATCGTGGATTTTAGTAATTACTGCGACATCGTCTTTGTCTATTTCAAAATCAACTTCATCACCAACCGCAATAGGGTTCGTGTGTTTGATGTTAGCAATTCTAAATTTTCCTCTTATTCTGGCTTGGTAAGTTGAA containing:
- the rsgA gene encoding ribosome small subunit-dependent GTPase A, whose amino-acid sequence is MKGIVTKSTGSWYHLRTEDGSTYQARIRGKFRIANIKHTNPIAVGDEVDFEIDKDDVAVITKIHDRKNYIIRKSVNLSKKTHIIASNIDVAFLVVTMANPKTSFGFIDRFLITAEAYHIPVVILFNKIDAYTEDELEDLALYKHIYNTIGYESLDISAETGLNLDLVKERMKDNISLVSGHSGVGKSTLINALHPDLNLKTHQVSDFNSKGQHTTTFAQMFEWPFGGFIIDTPGIKEFGLVHLEKSELQNYFPEIFELRSECKFDNCIHVNEPKCAVQDAVESMQIAPSRYENYVTFLEEEIYNQ